In Sander vitreus isolate 19-12246 chromosome 8, sanVit1, whole genome shotgun sequence, the genomic window TAAGAGGTACTCATGAAACAAGGTAGTTTGTCGAACCACGAATGAAGACAAAAGTGTAAATAGCTGTTCTGACATACTAAGGTGGGGTGAAAAAAACTGCTGTAATATAGGGGGATAATCGTTAGGCACACAGTTTTGTATATTCTCCATGAAGTGGATGTGATTGTCAGATTGTCGGCTTTGAAAGACTACAAAAATTGCTGGACCAGCCCCCTGCCCGAGGGGGGTGTTGGACCATCAAATAAGCATTTTTGTTGATGCATACTAACACTTTAACTGCTCTCAGATTGGATTTTGAGCTCAATGAGCCAAGCCACTGTTTCTGATGTAGCTGTGCTGCCTGCATTGTGATAAAATGCTGGAGAAGTTTGGACTGCATCCTAGGCATAGGTGTTCAAATTGTGATGCAATGTGACTGTAAAGTAGCACATTATAATGGATATTGAAATCCCCCTGTCCTGAATTGATGGCTGTATTTCTCAGGCTAGTATTGTAAAATACAGCTATAATGGTCATAAGTAGCACTTAATGCATATTTACCCCTTTATGAACCTCATGTTATGCCAGAGATTAGCTAAAGCCACAAAATTGTAGATTGTCCAGTGTTGTAATACTCTGGAAATCCACCTGAAATTCTTTTGATACTTTGCTCTTTTggtttatttgaatttttttcctCTAATGGGGTTTAATGCTGGCCTTCATTCTGGGGTGTGGCCCATGCTGTCTCTGTTGTTGTATCAGCAGAAATAAGTGtatactagggctgggcaatatattaatataaatcgGTATCGTGATATGAAACTAGATatggtcttagattttggatatcgtaatatgacataagtgttgtcttttcctggttttacaggctgcattacagtaaagtgatgtaattttctgaactttccAGAATGTTCTCgcagttctattatttgcctttccacattactgatgattatttatcacaaatctcattgtgtaaatattttgtgaaagcattaattgtcaaccctacatatcgtcgcaatatcattatcgaggtatttggtcaaaaatatggtgatatttgattttctccatatcgcccagcgcTAGTGTAAAGTGCCCTAAATtactgatgatgtgtgtgtgctcacaggAATTGACTGTTCAGCATTAACTGTAGTTTAGTTGCCTCAGTTTCTCTTCAGCTTACCTGTCCATCGATTAACTGGCCCCACTACCTCCCACTTTTCCAGGCCCAGAAGTACCAGGCGCTGTTGGATGAACTTCACCAGAACCGCCTGCAGCTGAGCCTGGCTCAGCTCTGCCATAATGAGAAGGGCATCAACGCTCTCAGCAACACCCTGAGGGAGAAACAGCAGGCTGCAGCTGCTAAGAACAATAAACTGGTGAACGCAGAGCAAACAGTCAAAACCTACAAGAAAGAACATGGACGTTTcagcagagagcagcagcacATAGAGAAGGAGatccggtgtgtgtgtgtgtgtgtgtgtgtgtgtgtgtgtgtgtgtgtgtgtgtgtggatttgaAAATTataactggtaaaaaaaaagtattaaccAGTATCAGAAAATATATAAGTATAGCTAATGGATATTATTTAATTTGTCCCTTATCACCTGTTTTGTTTCTCCATGTAGGGATATATAGCTCTAATGGAAATGgcatataatataaataagttGGCGGGTGTGCCATTAACTAGGAATAACTTAGGTCTCCTCTCACTCAGTGCCCAGGAGCATATCCTGTCCCAGTGTCGATCCCAGTACATCAAAGCCAAGGTAAACACCTCCCATCACATGAAGAAGGCCGAGGAGGTCCGTGATGCCCTGAGGAAGAGTCAGAAGCTGATAGCTAGTAAAGAGCGGGAGCTAACAGAGGGACGGCAGGAGATCTCTGAACTGGAGAGGACCTGGAAGAACTATGAGAAGCAGATACAGGAGAAGGGAGCATCCCTGGGGAGAGACGTCGAGCTGGATGAGGAtcaggtgagtgtgtgtcaaACAATGGCAACCCCGTTCCTGTTTAGTCAAAACAGAAGTCAGTTAACATGATGTAAAATATAGCCGCTGGGAGGTTGGAGGCCAGggttatattgtttttgttttgcttagAACATATTCTAAACATACTAATAAACCCAGTGGACTGTATGTGAAGGTTTACAATCTGTTACTCACATAAACTGTCTACATATccatatacatacattttaccCAACCAAACATTTTTGGTGGCTTTCTTTGGTGGTGACTGACACGTAATGAGTTAACAACACAACAACTCTTTGGCAGAGCTGCACTGATAGGTCACATTTTTAGGTCACACTTTAGTTCAGATTATTTAGTCCTAATATATataagagattttttttcttctttctgatGTAACTATATacttatattaaatataaactTGAATTTCCACTTCGTAGATCTAATTGAATCTTAATTGAATCACCCATGCTTATCTTGCAACTGAATACGTATTTACCTGAAGCAAAATTGTATTATGTTTGTGGATGGCCAACGCTCATGAATcagacaacatttttttgttagtAAGCATTAACAACTGCATTACCTAACTGAAATCATAagggacaaaaaaaactgacattgtcATACAGTAACATCCTTAGCGGGTTTTTGCATTTCTGCCACAGTTAGAGCGATACAAAGAGCTGAAGGAGCTGGCCCGAAAGCAAGGGGCTGTCCTCAGCCAGCAGGCAGAGAAACTGCACTGGGAGGTGAAAGCTGACTACGAGAAGATGGCTTTCGACCAGCGCCGTAAGAAGGAAGTGGAGGTACTGTTATTGGCACATTTGTGCTGCCACTACACATCTTTGAAGTTAATGTTTATGGATGAACAGCTGCTGAAAAACACATGTATCCAATATGTTTTATAGCCTCTTTAATTGTACCACTCTTGGAACATCATCTGTTGTAGGTTGCCATCAGGAACAACCAGACTCAGCTGGAAGATTTGACACGCAGAGCAGAGAAGCTAGAGGAGTATACCACCTCCTGCAAGTATGTCATGTGCACACCTTACACCACATGGCTGTACAATTAAAAGCCTGTCTGTCCCTGACAGTCAGGGAGGTGTTGAATAAACTCCATGGTTATTTATCAGTGACACATTATATACTTTAAAATCAGGATGCACCATCAGAGAATGAAACTGAGAATACTTTATagagttaaaggaacacgcccacttattgggactttagcttattcaccaaaactcccagagttagataagtccatacatacccttctcatctccgtgcgcgttgtagctctttcagacggctccaccggtagcttagcctagcacagatcctggaggtaaccggttccaactagcctactgctccgaataagtgacaaaataacgccaacatgttcctatttacatgttgtgatttgtatagtcacagtgtgtacaaataacaaggtcacatgagacacagacatcttctaaccgtatataaactgggaactatattctcagaaaggcgaagcactgctacttctgctacttgggctgagtgatatgcttgcagcacctgagaagcaccggacagagagtagaaatgcttcacttttctgagaatatagttcccagtttatatacggttagaagatgtctgtgtctcatgtgacattgttatttgtacatgctgtggcTACACAAATCACAacgtgtaaataggaacatgttggcgttattttattattattattattattcggagcagtaggctagttggaaccagttaccttcacgatccgtgctaggctaagctaccggtggagccgtcggaaagagctacaacgcacacggagatgagaagggtatgtatggacttatctaactctgggggttacggtaaataagctaaagtcccaagaagtcggcgtgttcctttaatgcaTGTTTCAGGTCGTCCCTTGAAGAGTACCTTCAGCGGGAGGAGAGCCTGAGTGCAGAACTGCAACAAGGCCGCCAGCGAAGTGAGGAGGTGAACCAGGAGCTGGGCCAGGTGCTGGAGGAGCTGGGGAACGCCCGTCTGGACAGTCAGGAAAGCAGACGGCAGCTGCAGCGCAAAGAGCTGCTCGAGAGGCTCCGCAGACTTTACCCTGACACTGTGGTAAGATACAGAGTTGCGTAAGAGTAGGGAGTAGGGAGTAGGGAGCAGGACACTGAAGACATGGATTTTGAAGTTTATTGTCttagcaaaacaaaaaacaccacaCCGAACAAAGTTATCTAGCTAATGTTACTTGGCAACCATCACTCTACTGCGCTGAAAACAAATTTAGCATTTGGTTATTTAGAACTTAATCAATTCATGAcctttgtcttttttaataCTTACTGAgggctatatatttttttatgattcttttttgggctttaattgataggacagctaggtgagaaagagaggggaagacatgcaggaaattgtcacaggttggattggaaccctggacctctgtgtcaaggaataaacctctcagtatatgtgtgcctgctctacccactgagccaacctggccacgAGGGCCTTATGTTAATGCTACTCATAATGGCTGACTGCATCTTTAGAGAGAcgcattatttattttagaaagCGAAACCTTGTAAACCAGATAATTATTTGTAAATATGAAACTATTCTGACTAGAGGTGTGACGCAGACACCGTTtgctgcaatataatataatggcaAGATCATGTGCAGTCACTGTACAGTTAATGTTACACTtctgagacagacaggtgttctCTCTtaccctggtgactgactgacaggcacaAGACAAAAGTATTCatatgccctggtgactgactaacaggctgaggttgtagggcaagccaagggaactttatttctatagcaccttttagcaacaaggcaatttaatgtgctttacattaaagagTAATTAAAAGCAGTCATTAAAACTAAACAGGCTAAAAAAAGAATacgatacaaatacaagaataaacatTATAGTGCTGTGTAAGAAATttataattatttgatttaataggttgtagggtcGGGTTTGGGAGAAGAAAGGGGCGCCACAGTTATTAGGTCTGAAAAAGTTAGTTATACATGAGAGAAGccatttgagtttgtggcaatACCTTTCATAgtgctcatttttcattttgtgactttcgattgaataaaagacgatttttccagtcatatttcatcatttaagTTTCCTTTAAAATAGTGTCAAAATCTCATCTAGTCTCGTTCTtgtgaacccaatctcgtgtctTGTCTCGTGAGCTGAGTAATTCTGACccatttttctttattcatttctttttctttcctgtccCAGTTTGGTCGTCTTTCTGACTTGTGCAGCCCCATCCATAAAAAGTACCAGCTGGCTGTCATCAAGGTGTTTGGCCGCTACATGAACGCCATTGTAGTAGCCTCAGAGAAAGTGGCCCGTGACTGTATCAATTTCATCAAGGAGGAGCGAGCCGAACCTGAGACCTTCCTGCCTATCGACTACTTGGAAGTAAGTACTTTATTTGGATGGGTGAAAATGCTAAATGGTAAAGAAGAGGAGTTGTCAGTTTATGTCAGTATGcagaattgttgttttttttgccaatcacagtagcacacacatgcatatgtaGTGTCAATGATAACCATCACTACTGTATGACCAGGTAAGTCCTCTGAATGAGCGACTGAGGGAGGTGCCCGGTGCCAAGATGGTGGTCGATGTTGTACAGTTTAACACTGCCTCAGGTGCTGCCCAGCTGAGGAAAGTGGTGCAGTTTGTCTGTGGCAATGCATTGGTGTGTGAGACCATCAAAGAAGCAAGGAGTGTGGCCTTTGACAGGCAGGAGCGCAATAAGGTAGGCTTGGCCCTCGGCCACAGACAGGGGACTCAGGATCAGATCAATCCAATAAGTACAACAATAACACTTTGCATTTAGATTGGTTCTGTCATACTGCTGCATTGCTGCTTACACCAAAtgattccactgtcgcagactattttccaatatcggaatgaaatcattagagtcttgctagagtcggggtgcgctcccgtcgtctcaatcgtttggtgtaaggtggtaaCCACTGCCTACACTCTTGAACTTGCTTACTGACTGACATGTTGCGTTTACTGCCAGCAGACATGCAATCATATGTTTTCTCTAGGCGGTATCTCTGGACGGGACACTGTTTTCAAAGTCAGGAATGGTCTCTGGAGGCTCCAGTTACCTTCGAACCAAAGCCCGTTGCTGGGATGAGAAGGACATGATGCAGCTGAAGGAACGCAAGGACCTGCTGGCAGCAGAGATGCGCGTGAGTCGACACATAAAATGTTGAATATTTGATATAATGTTAACTTCAGGGCCTTTAGTCTTGACCAGAGTTTTTTAAGTCTTAAATGAATTAAGTTAATTTCCTGCCCTGTCTacacatgattaaaaaaatgctgaaattgttttgttgtttgtgctTTTGCCATAAATTATGTCCTATCATACACATACTGTGTATTAATTGCTGAATATTTCCTCAAGAACGAGACGCACAAATGGGCCGAAACATCTATTTAAGAGTGCATAATTCACTTTTTGGTCCTGTGACAGAATTTGATGAAGCTGAGGCGGAAGGACTCAGACCTGAAACAGATCATTGCTGAGGCTCAGGGCCTTCAAACCCGCCTCAAATACTCCAAAACTGACCTGGAAAACCTTCGGAAGAAAGCCATCCCTAAATACCAAGCGGTAGGGCCACAGAAATTCGTCTTTCTCAAATGTAATATCATAATATAGGCTGTGTTCGTTGACATGGCTCTATAGTATGTGTACATGTAAATCATGGTGAATCACTTTCACTTGAAATCCCAAAGCATAATATATTTACAAGGATATAGGATACAGGAAGCAGAGACAAATTCAAAGTATCACAGTACTTACTCTGTCTTGTCATCCcctgctgattttttttcaggATATTTCTCGTATGGAGAGTGAATTAGCAAACTTGGACTCTCAGATCCAGATGCAGCAGGAGAGTGTGGAGGCAAAGGATACAGAGATGAGGAAAATCAGAGTCCAGATCAACCAGGTAATGCTGTTTGAGCACTGTCTTCAATCTATTGTGTGCCATTTTTTATATCATAAGGTGGcgattttgtttatttttgagtCAGAACCACTGCCCAAATAGGATTTTTCAAGTGCTAAATAAAGTATTTCACCCAAAACAACTAAATCTATCggctcaatgtcgatattgtctCATCTATCTATATTTTTGTCATCCTGTAATTATACTATGTTGGTCTATTTAGTACACACAACAGCTATTGAATGGCTGTCAGGCCTGGGAGAGGAATACCTCTGCCGTTGCTCTTCCTGCAGTTTCTTCTGTTTTCCCTGTTAAGGTGTTTTTTGCAATTGACTTGGCTAAACAGTGAATACTGTATGCTCTGTGTATTCAGATGGAGGACTTGGTGTTTTCTGACTTCTGTGCTGAGATCGGTGTGGACAACATCAGAGTTTACGAGCAGGAGCACCTAAAACAGCAGACAGAGCTTGACAAGAAGCGGTACGGCAACCACACAGTAGTATCTTCAGTACCAAATGTGCTAAACTTAACCAGCTAAAACGGTGCTGATACACTGAATGAGAGGAACGTAACGTGAGGAAATATGTATGACTTTAGAtcaagaaaaacacaagaaataTTTTTGGATTGGCTTTTTTTGATACAGTGACAGTTTTACTCTAATCGACAACTGTTGAGACCTGAGACCCACTTTTTAATCTCATAACATTCCTTGTAAGTTTATTGTTTGTAAGTAAGTTTATTATAAAGATCCTTTAAGAATAAAGGATCTTTATAATTATTCTgagttttattaatgtaattCAATTATACCTTTagctataataatataatgtaattaaaataaacatgaattTCTTTTTGCTTGTTTAGCAAATTGGCAAACTTTTATGTAACTGTAGGTTCTGAATAAATTTGTGCGTCGTGGTAATTACATGACTTGTGTTGCTACTAAAATGATGGTATTTGTATGCATGACACGGTCTAAGGTGTTTTACAACATGAACACCATgagccctatcttgcacccagcgcaatttactttgtacaccgacgcatgtatcattcctattttgcacccgacacACAGCGgccttttccctccacagactcacgtcagtaataaattagggaatgaacgtGCGCTCCCGGGgccggttcagcaaaaagaggaggcgtgttccggcgcaaacgttccctagtgctattttgcagtttcagaaaactgattcgccacagaccaggaaaaacctagtctaaagtcagtggtacgttattcagatgctattttaagggcgcatgcttggccgtaatgtagagtgtgcacatacactttgcttctctcatctcacggacccagcagttcccatttttgcaaaccatacataaatacaaggaaaaatatgaccttgttttacacatttccatgaatcatggatgtgttgaagacataaatgaggaaatattagagggcTTAAgtagatgtgatgttgaactgcatgtgccgatgccacttaatcCAAatgtcccagcagcagcagcacgggagaggagagacagaagagctgcatcatctatagtgaggtaatctcggtctaatggtagactacattgcaaaaatatcaccatgcattcataacctcgtgattcagtgagggtgagcccaaaacatcggaaagtatgtttttgtgacatttctttatttacattttgacaaaaagaaaaatcaatagcaaacgtcggtctcctcgtCGGTCTCCTCGGCGGTCTCCTCGGCGGTCTCCTCGGTGGTCTCCTCGGCGGTCTccacgcccaaaccacacctatgagtaatgtagctacttcagaccaacccattttattaacaaggcccggaaaccaccctgactctctccacatccctggctcttcatgccactgtactctctctgctgtaatgctctttttatttctatctttatttttaatttaatacatactgtgtacatatacttatacttatattgtttatacctatacttatattgtttaatattccatttagagaatgtgtgacgtgcaccaacaacaccaaaacaaattccttgtatgtgttaaaaaacgtacttggtaataaaaccctttctgattctgattctgattgagatccgcccacaaagctacttgcatttgatacttgcgtttcagatcgttaaaatagggtccCTTGATGTGTCTCTTCTTTCAGGCTGGAGTTTGAGACTCAGTGCACTCGCTTAAATGCACAGCTGGAGTACAAACAAGACCAACTGGCgcagcagaagaagaagctCCACAAAATGGAGGAAATCATCGACAAGGAGGACAGAACCATGGCTGAACAGAGGAAGGTAGTCATCTCAGGCATTCATTCTGTGTTATCATCGTCAAACTGCCTCCTGTAATATGGGTAAAAGATGCAAATTAGATTTTGCAGACGTTTTTGGCCTGATGTTTTAGGATGAGGAGAAGATGCTGGTGGCGGTGGAAGAGGGTCAGAGCAAGCTGCTGGAGCTAAAGAACCAGATGCTGTCTAAGAAGAGCCAGGTGGTCGCTTCCAAAGCTGAGCTGGACAAGAAAACCCAGAGCCTCCAAGAGATCAACAGGTAACACTACCACCAATACCACTTACTTTGTTGTTGTGCTATGATTACTGCCACCACTGCTACTACCGCATTGGTCCGAATATAAGACGACCCTGATTATAAGACAACCCCCCCCCTTTTTCAAgactcatttttggaaaaatactttataaaagccaaatgttgttttcataaagaaaataattgtatttgaaaataattctaataaaaacacattgaataaaacaaggtaggctgttgttttttatcatcttttaaataaaatattttcaatatctttttagatgaaagtatcacatttaaattaacagtaaatacagtatttccaaGGCCTTCAGCTGAATGACTGCTCTGGTAATGGGCGTCCCATCATTCCGTTTTTTCAGTCACGTAATCACACACTTGTCAATCTCTTGGAAGCGGCCGCTTTGAGGACCATGGTAAGATTTTCTCTGGCTGTTTGCATTTTTAGACGGTGTAACATCTCCATGACAATAGGGATCGGCCGATGTGGATTTTTTTAGTGCCAATaccgattttttttcttcagccttAGCCGATGAGCGATACGGGCTGCTGATTTTCTTGAGCCGatatttggagccgatactgcttttgctccctcaatttacatcataaaaatgtaaaccctgccacactggatttgttttcggaatctgctctgccatttctttaaaaataataaacaaaaacacagatcagtgtcacttctgcaatcatcttacattcatatcacccaaattatgtgtgcaatgtgcatcatatggatgggtgcactgcatatggttaactgtacaagggtaaaaggctttcatcaacatctacaacacagccttgatgatgcattgcttgctgacgtattataagacagatataatcaggttatcacaaaatgtcctttgtcaacacatttaaataatttaaagtgcccatattatgaaaaaaacactttttctgggatttggggtgttcttttgtgtctctggtgcttccacacgcatacaaactttgtaaaaaatccatccatgctgttttgagtgagatacggtttctgaatgtgtcctgccttcagtctccgggtgagctgttcaaaatcggcacggcttgtgacgtcacaagccgaaacgagctggttaaccgcaaccgttagctcgtagcgttagcatgctaatgctaacgctagcatgctacctcgttctcaatagcaaagctctgctacaacacacacaagttcaccataatctacaaaagaactacttacatgtgcgccctcgtttagaagtctcccagctaatcctgccttgtaactgacgaagttgtagaaacagcctttcttttactgtctatggagctagctagctgacatgatctacatctgagctactgagcatgtgcgagtgcaatcaaagatagtacagaagaagaagaagaaaagaggtctcagaggatctgcagcagtgagagagagcgatgcagtacaacaaaaatatggtgttttttgaaaattaaaccatgtaaacctattctggtacaaccttaaaatacaattatgaacctgaaaatgagcataatatgggcactttaatatgcaactcaatttcaACTCAATTTGgtgggggtccctgctccgtctctcttttagctaaggggccctttgtatatatatatgctcattttatatatatatatatgagcataatatgggcactttaagaaaacaaacctgaaaagtagccattgaaattaagtgcttgatttgtaattt contains:
- the smc1b gene encoding structural maintenance of chromosomes protein 1B isoform X2, which produces MGYLKQIDIENFKSWRGKKVIGPFMRFNCIIGTNGSGKSNVMDALSFAMGERAASLRVKHLKDLIHGAHVGRPVLDTARVAMRYCDDDDQETVFCRSIIGESSEYRINSVHVSLAKYMEELEKVGIVTKARNCLVFQGAVESIALKDPKERTKMFECISQSKEYAAEYDQKKQALLKAKEDTQFHFNKKKSATVERKQVSQEKIEAQKYQALLDELHQNRLQLSLAQLCHNEKGINALSNTLREKQQAAAAKNNKLVNAEQTVKTYKKEHGRFSREQQHIEKEIRAQEHILSQCRSQYIKAKVNTSHHMKKAEEVRDALRKSQKLIASKERELTEGRQEISELERTWKNYEKQIQEKGASLGRDVELDEDQLERYKELKELARKQGAVLSQQAEKLHWEVKADYEKMAFDQRRKKEVEVAIRNNQTQLEDLTRRAEKLEEYTTSCKSSLEEYLQREESLSAELQQGRQRSEEVNQELGQVLEELGNARLDSQESRRQLQRKELLERLRRLYPDTVFGRLSDLCSPIHKKYQLAVIKVFGRYMNAIVVASEKVARDCINFIKEERAEPETFLPIDYLEVSPLNERLREVPGAKMVVDVVQFNTASGAAQLRKVVQFVCGNALVCETIKEARSVAFDRQERNKAVSLDGTLFSKSGMVSGGSSYLRTKARCWDEKDMMQLKERKDLLAAEMRNLMKLRRKDSDLKQIIAEAQGLQTRLKYSKTDLENLRKKAIPKYQADISRMESELANLDSQIQMQQESVEAKDTEMRKIRVQINQMEDLVFSDFCAEIGVDNIRVYEQEHLKQQTELDKKRLEFETQCTRLNAQLEYKQDQLAQQKKKLHKMEEIIDKEDRTMAEQRKDEEKMLVAVEEGQSKLLELKNQMLSKKSQVVASKAELDKKTQSLQEINRELVKLQQEVMSAETALEQKRLARHNLLLSCKIQGLPITLLSGSLNEISEVQLDTESESTSATMSFYEREAQLVIDYSGLDAELRSLQADEEVEAYMGRLKESVSSIEGVLHRTTTPNLKALEKMREVKERLQGVTDAFDASTRAARKCSQKFEQVKARRLQLFNQCFEHVSVVIDQIYKRICRNSSAQAILSADNPDEPYLGGINYNCVAPGKRFMSMDNLSGGEKAIAALALLFAIHSFRPAPFFILDEVDAALDNTNIGKVTSFIRQESRENMQIIVISLKEEFFSKADALLGVYSDFDECMFSRILSLDLRPYPLVEENNGKQEDK
- the smc1b gene encoding structural maintenance of chromosomes protein 1B isoform X1 — its product is MGYLKQIDIENFKSWRGKKVIGPFMRFNCIIGTNGSGKSNVMDALSFAMGERAASLRVKHLKDLIHGAHVGRPVLDTARVAMRYCDDDDQETVFCRSIIGESSEYRINSVHVSLAKYMEELEKVGIVTKARNCLVFQGAVESIALKDPKERTKMFECISQSKEYAAEYDQKKQALLKAKEDTQFHFNKKKSATVERKQVSQEKIEAQKYQALLDELHQNRLQLSLAQLCHNEKGINALSNTLREKQQAAAAKNNKLVNAEQTVKTYKKEHGRFSREQQHIEKEIRAQEHILSQCRSQYIKAKVNTSHHMKKAEEVRDALRKSQKLIASKERELTEGRQEISELERTWKNYEKQIQEKGASLGRDVELDEDQRVFAFLPQLERYKELKELARKQGAVLSQQAEKLHWEVKADYEKMAFDQRRKKEVEVAIRNNQTQLEDLTRRAEKLEEYTTSCKSSLEEYLQREESLSAELQQGRQRSEEVNQELGQVLEELGNARLDSQESRRQLQRKELLERLRRLYPDTVFGRLSDLCSPIHKKYQLAVIKVFGRYMNAIVVASEKVARDCINFIKEERAEPETFLPIDYLEVSPLNERLREVPGAKMVVDVVQFNTASGAAQLRKVVQFVCGNALVCETIKEARSVAFDRQERNKAVSLDGTLFSKSGMVSGGSSYLRTKARCWDEKDMMQLKERKDLLAAEMRNLMKLRRKDSDLKQIIAEAQGLQTRLKYSKTDLENLRKKAIPKYQADISRMESELANLDSQIQMQQESVEAKDTEMRKIRVQINQMEDLVFSDFCAEIGVDNIRVYEQEHLKQQTELDKKRLEFETQCTRLNAQLEYKQDQLAQQKKKLHKMEEIIDKEDRTMAEQRKDEEKMLVAVEEGQSKLLELKNQMLSKKSQVVASKAELDKKTQSLQEINRELVKLQQEVMSAETALEQKRLARHNLLLSCKIQGLPITLLSGSLNEISEVQLDTESESTSATMSFYEREAQLVIDYSGLDAELRSLQADEEVEAYMGRLKESVSSIEGVLHRTTTPNLKALEKMREVKERLQGVTDAFDASTRAARKCSQKFEQVKARRLQLFNQCFEHVSVVIDQIYKRICRNSSAQAILSADNPDEPYLGGINYNCVAPGKRFMSMDNLSGGEKAIAALALLFAIHSFRPAPFFILDEVDAALDNTNIGKVTSFIRQESRENMQIIVISLKEEFFSKADALLGVYSDFDECMFSRILSLDLRPYPLVEENNGKQEDK